Proteins encoded within one genomic window of Arachis ipaensis cultivar K30076 chromosome B08, Araip1.1, whole genome shotgun sequence:
- the LOC107611672 gene encoding F-box/kelch-repeat protein At3g23880-like, which yields MTLPIVIMNDAEKNASRGLVLLHRHTATARTPPLPDLPEELIIEILLRLPARTLVSLRSVCSSWRNLISSPDFTDKHLRRSCLRDPSLSSLRIACYNSLPSRGHGVYDSIGVLSVQSIMDNPSEPTKVDYFSGKSYNRIVGSCHGLLCFFEYDGQNTHGILWNPCTGFIFQSPQISGEAIHICGFGYDHFSDSYKLLGFIMEKVRPYGLEFSTRIYTFGPTSSWRRIDDTPFDQSDDLTVEPFIPDNMEGVFFGSTRACTINWSVNRRVVVYFDLSKETYGQFLLPYTDSNDYSREKSTYLCILRNCLSVCYEHLNAKHWIVWQMKEYGDAQSWNKLVSISFRWKLENLGFSLQSLYISKNDVLLAISPSLRIFLCNLKDGSIDLPDSINLRKNYRHFPQSIGSKIAYIYHESLVSPNGLQSNSSKMVLQKP from the coding sequence ATGACGTTACCGATCGTAATTATGAATGACGCGGAGAAGAACGCGTCGAGAGGGCTGGTACTTCTCCATCGTCACACGGCCACCGCAAGAACGCCGCCGCTGCCAGACCTTCCGGAGGAGTTGATAATTGAAATCTTGCTGAGGCTTCCGGCAAGGACGCTTGTTTCCCTAAGGAGCGTGTGCAGTTCATGGAGAAACCTAATTTCATCCCCTGACTTCACCGACAAGCACCTTCGTCGTTCATGCTTACGCGATCCAAGCCTGTCTTCGCTACGAATTGCTTGTTACAACAGTTTGCCCTCCAGAGGCCATGGTGTCTACGACAGTATTGGAGTTCTCTCCGTACAGTCAATAATGGACAACCCTTCTGAACCTACTAAAGTCGATTACTTCAGTGGAAAAAGCTACAACAGAATCGTTGGTTCTTGCCATGGATTGTTATGCTTTTTTGAATATGACGGCCAGAATACACATGGCATCTTGTGGAACCCCTGTACCGGATTTATATTCCAATCACCGCAAATCAGCGGTGAAGCCATCCATATTTGTGGCTTTGGTTACGATCATTTCAGTGACAGCTACAAGCTCTTGGGATTTATAATGGAGAAAGTGCGGCCATATGGTTTGGAATTTAGTACCAGAATTTATACATTTGGACCAACTTcttcttggagaagaattgatGATACCCCATTTGACCAATCTGATGACCTAACTGTCGAGCCTTTTATACCTGATAATATGGAAGGGGTATTTTTTGGTAGTACCCGAGCATGCACTATTAATTGGAGTGTTAATCGTCGGGTGGTTGTTTATTTTGACTTGAGTAAAGAGACTTATGGTCAATTTCTCCTGCCTTATACCGATTCAAATGATTATTCTCGGGAGAAGAGTACTTATTTATGTATTTTGAGAAACTGTCTTTCTGTTTGTTATGAGCATTTGAACGCAAAACATTGGATTGTGTGGCAGATGAAGGAATACGGAGATGCTCAATCTTGGAATAAATTGGTAAGTATTTCCTTCCGCTGGAAACTCGAAAATTTGGGTTTTTCTTTACAATCTCTTTACATCTCGAAAAATGATGTACTTTTGGCCATTTCTCCATCTTTAAGAATATTTTTGTGTAATTTAAAAGATGGTAGCATAGATTTACCTGACAGCATAAATTTACGAAAAAACTATCGTCATTTTCCTCAAAGCATAGGTTCTAAGATAGCTTATATCTACCATGAAAGTTTAGTTTCACCAAATGGTCTTCAAAGCAATTCATCCAAAATGGTGCTGCAAAAACCCTAA
- the LOC107611673 gene encoding protein FAR1-RELATED SEQUENCE 5-like: protein MENPRCPNLILSSHPWRLGGRPHRSSFVLFVYVLKVTVAFNFWIPDNVGGWNRSKRSSRRPCLSYPPDRTSWHHRSQLVLVTGGGHRAILFVDAVVPSPCVIMASSSKFCKDACMWNEPLADNWMEGKGGVSNSQDTMYDTRVEEDAELSDWEGRGASMLPVFLGLDGLQAEDVLEMEFSSPQEASGFYNNYSRLKRFASRRGKTVRNTAGEIVWYTFVCNRQGFREKKWLEKVDRKREHKVVTRCGCMAEMRIKRKEGSGRWYVSRFVEEHNHELAYGKLVDYLRSHRKISEVEVAQLTSMREIGISIPKIYESFAAQLGGFNLVTFTKQDMYNEIRKQRGLQGGDVSAAIRYLEGLARMDGKMFWRYKLGAGQHLCNLFWSDSRCQEDYGIFGDVLAFDATYGRNKYNLPVVVFSGVNHHNQTCVFGTAMVSCESQESYIWVLRQFLECMQGKAPHSVITDGDPAMRIAIRSVFPEAHHRLCAWHLLRNATVNISDPRFTQMFRHCMLADMEIEEFEAHWESMLNECGVREVEWVKELYSKKHAWATAYIRGRFFAGVRTTSRCESLHAKLGRFVESRYGVLEFVRNFQRCVDFLRDTEDELDFRSWYGTPVLQTEFVELEKSGWTVFTREMFVRFRDSLKRCVRVRICEFNDSENPHTYTLQKYRRPEMNWKVYRDHISNRFSCSCMRMESFGIPCVHILSVCVMLDLVEIPESLVLRRWSKAAKLEIHNQCVEQQTADPSVTYRTRLGAFSQLCKRLGRVACMSDEDFKLYSKKLLSDALFLEIKYGLRPSTDDITTANDCGVKDPIRVRTKGTGRMSQAGGSAPKTKRKCSTCGKLGHRRTRCPNGAAQASTRINESHGGRNKRKRSKVCGLTFLLMQQVPVVVRDNCQPENACQAGSDKWEHFSLADP from the exons ATGGAAAACCCCAGATGCCCTAATCTGATATTGTCCTCTCACCCATGGAGGCTTGGAGGCCGTCCTCATCGGTCATCGTTTGTGTTGTTTGTGTATGTACTTAAAGTGACTGTGGCCTTCAACTTCTGGATCCCTGATAACGTCGGAGGTTGGAATCGAAGTAAACGGTCATCGCGGAGGCCTTGTTTATCTTACCCGCCCGATCGCACGAGTTGGCACCATAGATCGCAGCTCGTCTTAGTAACAGGTGGTGGACATCGCGCAATTTTGTTCGTCGACGCGGTGGTCCCATCGCCCTGT GTAATAATGGCATCAAGTAGCAAGTTTTGCAAGGATGCGTGTATGTGGAATGAGCCTCTTGCGGACAACTGGATGGAGGGCAAGGGTGGTGTGTCGAATTCTCAG GACACAATGTATGATACGAGAGTGGAGGAAGACGCTGAGTTATCCGATTGGGAAGGAAGGGGGGCTTCAATGTTGCCCGTTtttttgggtttggatgggttgCAAGCAGAAGATGTGCTTGAAATGGAGTTTTCTTCACCTCAGGAGGCAAGCGGCTTCTATAACAATTACAGCCGACTAAAGCGGTTTGCATCAAGGCGAGGCAAGACGGTTAGAAACACTGCCGGAGAGATAGTGTGGTACACGTTTGTTTGTAATAGGCAAGGATTTCGAGAGAAGAAATGGTTGGAAAAGGTTGATCGCAAAAGGGAGCATAAGGTTGTAACCCGATGCGGATGCATGGCGGAGATGAGGATAAAGAGGAAAGAGGGTAGTGGGAGGTGGTATGTGTCGCGTTTTGTCGAGGAGCATAACCACGAACTTGCGTATGGGAAGCTTGTTGATTATCTGCGGTCACACAGGAAGATATCTGAGGTAGAAGTTGCTCAGCTAACAAGCATGAGGGAGATTGGGATTAGCATACCTAAGATTTATGAGTCTTTCGCAGCACAACTAGGGGGCTTTAATCTGGTAACATTCACAAAGCAAGATATGTATAATGAGATACGGAAACAGAGAGGTCTGCAAGGCGGAGACGTAAGTGCAGCTATTAGGTACTTGGAAGGTCTGGCACGCATGGATGGGAAAATGTTTTGGCGGTACAAGTTGGGGGCAGGGCAACACCTATGCAACTTGTTTTGGAGCGACAGTCGTTGTCAGGAAGATTATGGGATATTCGGCGATGTGCTAGCATTCGATGCTACCTATGGCCGCAACAAGTACAACCTACCTGTTGTAGTCTTTTCCGGAGTAAACCACCACAACCAGACATGCGTATTCGGAACAGCAATGGTCTCATGCGAATCGCAGGAGTCATATATTTGGGTTCTTCGCCAGTTCCTGGAATGCATGCAAGGTAAGGCACCGCATTCAGTCATCACGGATGGCGACCCGGCCATGCGGATAGCAATCCGGTCCGTTTTTCCTGAGGCACATCATCGTTTGTGTGCCTGGCATCTGCTGAGGAACGCGACTGTTAACATAAGCGACCCGAGATTCACACAAATGTTTAGACACTGCATGCTGGCAGATATGGAAATCGAGGAGTTCGAAGCGCATTGGGAGTCAATGCTCAACGAGTGCGGTGTTAGGGAGGTTGAGTGGGTTAAGGAGTTGTACAGCAAAAAGCACGCTTGGGCAACCGCATACATTCGTGGTAGATTTTTTGCTGGAGTACGGACAACCTCTAGGTGCGAGTCACTGCATGCCAAACTAGGTAGGTTTGTTGAGAGCAGGTATGGGGTGTTAGAATTTGTCAGAAATTTTCAAAGGTGTGTGGATTTTCTTCGTGACACGGAGGACGAGCTAGACTTTCGTTCATGGTACGGAACACCTGTGCTACAAACAGAGTTTGTTGAGCTGGAAAAGTCTGGATGGACTGTGTTCACCCGCGAAATGTTTGTCAGATTCCGGGATAGCCTGAAACGGTGTGTTCGTGTTAGAATATGTGAATTTAATGACAGTGAGAACCCTCATACATATACTCTCCAGAAGTATCGGAGGCCTGAGATGAATTGGAAGGTTTATAGGGACCATATCTCGAACAGATTTAGCTGCAGCTGCATGCGTATGGAGTCGTTTGGCATTCCTTGTGTGCATATCCTTTCCGTCTGTGTTATGCTAGACTTGGTGGAAATCCCTGAAAGCCTTGTGCTGCGTAGGTGGTCTAAGGCAGCCAAATTGGAGATACATAACCAATGTGTTGAGCAACAGACTGCTGACCCAAGTGTGACCTATAGGACACGATTGGGTGCTTTCTCCCAGCTGTGTAAGCGTTTAGGGCGCGTTGCTTGCATGAGTGATGAAGACTTCAAGCTTTACTCAAAGAAGCTTCTGAGCGATGCTCTCTTCCTTGAAATAAAGTATGGCTTAAGACCATCAACGGATGATATCACAACAGCAAATGATTGCGGGGTGAAAGACCCCATTCGTGTCAGAACAAAAGGCACTGGTCGGATGAGCCAAGCAGGCGGTTCTGCGCCGAAAACTAAAAGAAAGTGCAGCACATGCGGGAAGCTAGGGCACCGAAGGACTAGATGCCCCAATGGAGCCGCGCAAGCTTCAACGAGGATCAATGAATCACATGGTGGAAGAAACAAACGCAAGCGATCAAAG GTGTGTGGTTTGACGTTCTTGTTAATGCAGCAGGTACCCGTCGTTGTCCGAGATAATTGTCAGCCTGAAAATGCATGTCAAGCCGGAAGCGACAAATGGGAACACTTTTCGCTTGCAGACCCATGA